In a genomic window of Salmo trutta chromosome 32, fSalTru1.1, whole genome shotgun sequence:
- the LOC115171621 gene encoding GDP-L-fucose synthase, giving the protein MDSQTKAEPMRVLVTGGSGLVGKAIEHVVKQEGGCLEGEQWTFLSSKEANLVDLQQTIAVFEKYRPTHVIHLAAKVGGLYLHMKENLHFLRDNLRINDNVLQTSHERGVTKVVSCLSSCIFPDKTTYPIDESMIHNGPPHNSNFGYSHAKRMIDIQNRGYFAQHGRRYTAVIPTNVYGPYDNFNFENGHVLSALMHKTYAAKKEGAPLQVWGSGTPRRQFIYSLDVARLFLWVLREYDEIDPIILSVGEEEELPIKDAVEMIADALDFKGQIVFDTSKSDGQMKKTASNAKLRRYLPDFTFTPLSEGIKKTCDWFVNNYDIART; this is encoded by the exons ATGGATTCGCAGACTAAGGCTGAGCCGATGCGCGTGCTCGTCACGGGCGGATCCGGATTGGTCGGGAAGGCCATCGAGCACGTGGTGAAACAAGAAGGCGGCTGTCTCGAGGGCGAGCAGTGGACCTTCCTGTCCTCCAAAGAGGCCAACCTCGT AGATCTACAACAGACAATAGCAGTGTTTGAGAAGTATCGGCCCACCCATGTCATCCACCTGGCTGCCAAGGTGGGAGGACTCTATCTTCACATGAAGGAGAACCTACACTTTCTG AGGGACAACCTTCGCATCAATGACAATGTGCTGCAGACGTCTCACGAAAGGGGCGTCACCAAGGTGGTGTCCTGTCTGTCAAGCTGCATCTTTCCTGACAAGACCACATACCCTATCGATGAGAGCATG ATCCACAATGGGCCTCCACACAACTCGAACTTTGGCTACTCCCATGCCAAAAGAATGATTGATATTCAGAACAG GGGATACTTTGCGCAGCATGGGCGTCGCTACACCGCCGTAATCCCGACTAACGTGTATGGTCCCTATGACAACTTCAACTTTGAAAATGGTCACGTGCTCTCGGCACTCATGCATAAGACATATGCTGCTAAAA AGGAGGGAGCCCCGCTACAGGTGTGGGGCTCCGGAACACCCAGGAGACAATTCATCTACTCTCTG gATGTAGCACGTCTGTTCCTCTGGGTGCTGCGGGAGTATGATGAGATTGACCCCATCATTCTCTCTG tgggggaggaggaggagctccCCATCAAGGACGCCGTAGAGATGATTGCAGATGCCCTGGACTTTAAAGGTCAAATTGTT TTCGACACCAGCAAGTCAGACGGTCAGATGAAGAAGACGGCCAGCAACGCCAAGCTGCGACGCTACCTCCCTGACTTCACCTTCACGCCGCTCTCTGAAG GTATCAAGAAGACCTGTGATTGGTTCGTGAACAACTACGACATAGCCCGAACATGA